Proteins from a genomic interval of Cupriavidus sp. WKF15:
- a CDS encoding DUF58 domain-containing protein — MPRDLSAAARHAALPQAGAGPYRRRWFRPPRVPEQREVRLDRRRLYILPTRSGLSFAVLLLAMLLTSLNYNLSLGFGLTFLLAGIGMACMWTAYRNLLDLSVTADPNAPAQEAFAGQDAAFTLRLSNADAQARIGIEASVVAMPGVAAPGITLDAASDGTLTLLVPAVQRGWLRLPRITLSSRFPFGLLRVWGYAELGLSVLVFPAPESAAPPLPPMAALDPGEDGNTSGHVTDEGIDQLRKYRCGDPLHRIAWKHSARTGRWMSRAGDSPARPTRWLDWRALPPGMPAEARLSRLCAWLLAASDETEVGLRLPGVDIRPGHGAGHRRACLEALALWRAPHGASAGPA; from the coding sequence ATGCCGCGCGATTTGTCCGCGGCAGCCCGCCATGCCGCGCTGCCGCAGGCCGGCGCCGGGCCGTATCGGCGCCGCTGGTTCCGGCCCCCGCGCGTGCCCGAGCAACGCGAGGTGCGGCTGGACCGCCGGCGCCTCTACATCTTGCCCACCCGAAGCGGCCTCAGTTTCGCGGTACTGCTGCTGGCGATGCTGCTGACCTCGCTGAACTACAACCTCAGCCTCGGCTTCGGGCTGACGTTCCTGCTGGCAGGCATCGGCATGGCGTGCATGTGGACGGCGTATCGGAACCTGCTCGACCTGTCCGTCACCGCCGATCCCAATGCTCCCGCGCAAGAGGCCTTCGCCGGGCAGGACGCGGCCTTCACGCTGCGCTTGTCGAACGCTGACGCGCAGGCCCGCATCGGCATTGAAGCCAGCGTAGTGGCCATGCCCGGGGTCGCGGCCCCCGGTATCACGCTGGACGCCGCCAGCGACGGCACCCTGACGTTGCTCGTACCGGCCGTGCAGCGCGGCTGGCTGCGCCTGCCACGCATCACGCTCTCCAGCCGCTTTCCGTTCGGGCTGCTGCGGGTCTGGGGCTATGCAGAACTGGGCCTGTCTGTGCTGGTCTTCCCGGCGCCAGAGTCCGCCGCACCGCCGCTGCCCCCGATGGCAGCCCTGGACCCTGGCGAAGACGGCAATACCAGCGGCCACGTCACTGACGAAGGCATCGACCAGCTTCGCAAGTACCGCTGCGGCGACCCGCTGCACCGCATTGCCTGGAAGCACAGTGCGCGCACCGGCCGCTGGATGAGCCGCGCGGGAGATTCACCGGCGCGGCCGACACGCTGGTTGGACTGGCGCGCCCTGCCACCGGGCATGCCGGCCGAGGCCCGGCTGTCCCGGCTATGTGCCTGGCTGCTCGCGGCAAGCGATGAAACGGAAGTCGGCCTGCGCCTGCCCGGCGTGGACATCCGGCCCGGACACGGCGCGGGCCATCGCCGCGCCTGCCTGGAAGCCCTGGCACTGTGGCGCGCGCCACATGGCGCAAGCGCAGGCCCGGCATGA
- a CDS encoding DegQ family serine endoprotease, with amino-acid sequence MIRQTIARTAIGFAALAAIGGGYAYLQKEVITPGYAASTPAAAAAPAQSVAVATPMDFSGIVDQYGPAVVNISVTARAQRTAMQTPPGMDPDDPLFQFFKRFGPQFQGPQGGQQLVKGLGSGFIVSPDGLILTNAHVVDGAQEVTVKLTDRREFKAKVLGTDQQTDVAVIRIDAKDLPVVRLGDPSRVKVGEPVLAIGSPYGFENTVTAGIVSAKSRSLPDDTYVPFIQTDVAVNPGNSGGPLFNQRGEVIGINSQIYSQTGGYQGLSFAIPINVATKVEQQLVAHGKVTRGRLGISVQEVNQALAQSFGLPKPSGALVNSVEPDSPAAKAGLKPGDVIVQLDNEVIDHSGDLPEHVADIKPGTDTTVKVIRKGQPMTLSVKVGAAKDEVVAQKGGDNQAGGRLGLAVRALTPAEKRQSGIEGGLVVEDVAGPAARVGIQPGDVILSLNGTPIASADQLRALVAKSGKQVALLVQRDEARIFIPLDLG; translated from the coding sequence ATGATTCGCCAGACCATCGCACGTACCGCCATTGGTTTTGCCGCGCTTGCCGCAATCGGTGGTGGCTATGCCTACTTGCAGAAGGAAGTCATCACGCCGGGGTACGCCGCGTCCACGCCTGCCGCCGCGGCCGCGCCGGCGCAGTCCGTCGCCGTAGCCACGCCGATGGACTTCTCCGGCATTGTCGATCAGTACGGGCCGGCCGTGGTCAACATCAGCGTTACCGCACGTGCGCAACGCACCGCGATGCAGACGCCACCGGGAATGGATCCCGATGATCCCCTGTTCCAGTTCTTCAAGCGGTTCGGGCCGCAGTTCCAGGGTCCGCAAGGCGGGCAGCAACTGGTAAAGGGCCTGGGCTCGGGCTTTATCGTCAGTCCTGACGGGCTGATCCTGACCAATGCCCACGTGGTGGACGGCGCGCAGGAGGTCACCGTGAAGCTGACCGACCGTCGCGAGTTCAAGGCCAAGGTGCTTGGCACTGATCAGCAGACCGACGTGGCGGTCATCCGTATCGATGCCAAGGACCTGCCCGTAGTCCGGCTGGGCGATCCGTCGCGTGTGAAGGTCGGCGAGCCCGTGCTGGCCATCGGCTCGCCCTACGGATTCGAGAACACCGTGACGGCGGGCATTGTCAGCGCCAAATCGCGCTCGCTGCCTGACGACACCTACGTCCCGTTCATCCAGACCGACGTTGCCGTGAACCCGGGCAATTCCGGCGGCCCGCTGTTCAACCAGCGTGGCGAGGTGATCGGTATCAACTCGCAGATCTATAGCCAGACCGGCGGCTACCAGGGTCTTTCGTTCGCCATTCCGATCAACGTGGCGACCAAGGTCGAGCAGCAACTGGTCGCGCATGGCAAGGTCACGCGCGGCCGCCTCGGCATCTCGGTGCAGGAAGTCAACCAGGCGCTGGCGCAATCGTTCGGCCTGCCCAAGCCATCGGGCGCGTTGGTCAATTCGGTCGAGCCCGACAGCCCTGCGGCGAAAGCCGGCCTCAAGCCCGGCGATGTCATCGTGCAGCTCGACAATGAGGTCATCGACCACTCGGGCGATCTGCCGGAGCATGTTGCCGATATCAAGCCGGGCACCGACACGACGGTGAAGGTCATCCGCAAGGGCCAGCCCATGACGCTGTCGGTGAAGGTAGGCGCCGCCAAGGACGAGGTGGTCGCGCAGAAGGGCGGCGACAACCAGGCCGGTGGGCGGCTCGGACTGGCCGTGCGGGCGCTGACGCCCGCGGAGAAGCGCCAGAGCGGAATTGAGGGCGGGCTCGTCGTGGAAGACGTAGCCGGTCCGGCCGCGCGCGTGGGCATCCAGCCGGGCGACGTGATTCTGTCGCTCAACGGCACGCCGATCGCTTCGGCGGATCAGCTGCGTGCCCTGGTGGCCAAGTCCGGCAAGCAGGTAGCACTGCTGGTACAGCGCGACGAGGCGCGCATCTTCATTCCGCTCGACCTCGGCTGA
- a CDS encoding MoxR family ATPase has protein sequence MTARPRIVATLTEAQTRLGRIVLGKPRQIRLALACMLARGHLLLEDLPGVGKTTLAHALARTLGLQYQRVQFTSDLLPADLIGVSVFVRDSGEFRFHRGPVFAQVVLADEINRAPPKTQSALLEAMAEGQVTYDGATHALPSPFFVIATQNPLEQLGTHALPESQLDRFTMRLSLGYPDPAFERVLYLGGSAPPQDEPVMDAAQVLAFQDAAAQVYASPALVDYVLALVQATRASSAFAAGLSPRAGLAVLACARAWALLEQREMVLPEDVQAVFTAVAAHRLAPVGARAGTDSLAALLASVPIP, from the coding sequence GTGACTGCTCGCCCCCGGATCGTCGCTACGCTCACCGAAGCCCAGACCCGGCTTGGCCGCATCGTGCTTGGCAAGCCGCGCCAGATTCGCCTGGCACTCGCGTGCATGCTGGCGCGCGGCCACCTGCTGCTGGAAGACCTGCCCGGCGTCGGCAAGACCACGCTGGCGCACGCGCTGGCCCGCACGCTGGGGCTTCAGTACCAGCGTGTCCAGTTCACGAGCGACCTGCTGCCCGCCGACCTGATCGGCGTTTCGGTGTTCGTGCGCGACTCGGGCGAGTTCCGCTTCCATCGCGGGCCGGTCTTCGCGCAGGTGGTGCTGGCCGACGAGATCAACCGTGCCCCGCCCAAGACCCAGAGTGCGTTGCTCGAAGCCATGGCCGAAGGCCAGGTCACGTATGACGGCGCCACCCACGCACTGCCATCGCCATTCTTCGTGATCGCCACGCAGAACCCGCTCGAACAGCTCGGCACGCACGCGCTGCCCGAGTCGCAACTGGACCGCTTCACCATGCGGCTGTCGCTGGGCTATCCCGACCCCGCGTTCGAACGCGTGCTGTACCTGGGCGGCTCCGCGCCGCCGCAGGACGAGCCGGTCATGGACGCCGCGCAGGTGCTGGCATTCCAGGATGCCGCGGCACAGGTCTATGCCAGCCCCGCGCTGGTCGATTACGTGCTGGCGCTGGTCCAGGCCACGCGCGCAAGCAGCGCCTTTGCGGCTGGGCTGTCGCCGCGCGCGGGCCTGGCGGTGCTGGCCTGCGCGCGGGCATGGGCGCTGCTGGAGCAACGCGAAATGGTGCTGCCCGAAGATGTGCAGGCGGTCTTCACCGCCGTGGCGGCGCACCGCCTGGCGCCCGTCGGCGCGCGAGCCGGCACAGACAGCCTGGCCGCGTTGCTGGCCAGTGTGCCCATTCCCTGA
- a CDS encoding MarR family transcriptional regulator — protein MEDTITDPKEDWLLLDRQLCFALYSTSLAMTKVYKPMLDELGLTYPQYLVMLVLWEHETLTVSELGTRLALDSGTLTPLLKRLESAGRVSRTRDAADERRVIVALTEAGRNLRQAAAGIPEKLLCATQCRIDEIQSLTQRLHALRSSLEQARTDS, from the coding sequence ATGGAAGACACGATCACTGACCCGAAAGAAGACTGGCTGCTGCTGGACCGGCAGCTGTGCTTCGCGCTGTACTCGACATCGCTGGCGATGACCAAAGTCTACAAGCCAATGCTGGATGAGCTTGGACTCACTTATCCGCAATATCTGGTGATGCTGGTGCTGTGGGAGCATGAAACGCTCACGGTATCCGAGCTTGGTACGCGCCTCGCGCTGGATTCCGGTACGCTGACGCCCCTGCTCAAACGGCTGGAAAGCGCGGGACGGGTGAGCCGCACGCGTGATGCCGCGGACGAGCGCCGCGTGATCGTGGCCTTGACCGAAGCCGGCCGCAACTTGCGGCAGGCGGCGGCCGGCATTCCGGAAAAATTGTTGTGCGCCACGCAGTGCCGGATCGATGAGATCCAGTCACTGACGCAGCGCCTGCATGCGTTGCGGTCGTCGCTGGAACAGGCGCGCACCGATTCCTGA
- a CDS encoding IclR family transcriptional regulator, with protein MASPADPRPAAETAATSAATPEKPSDSYVQSFARGLSVIRAFNAEHPAQTLTEIAQASGLTRAGARRILLTLVGLGYVQAEGRLFRLTPKILDLGFAYLTSMPFWNLAEPIMEALSQQVHESCSISVLDGTEIVYVLRVPARKIMTINLSIGSRLPAYCSSMGRVLLAGLADDELDRVLRNTDLRARTSRTIIDPDALKGVIAEIRTRGWALNDQELEEGLVSLAAPIRNRAGHTIAALNISGQANRTSAAEMLERFLPSLLEAAGKISGLVGLRT; from the coding sequence ATGGCCAGTCCCGCCGACCCCAGACCCGCCGCGGAAACCGCCGCCACTTCCGCCGCCACACCTGAAAAGCCCAGCGACAGCTATGTGCAGTCCTTTGCACGCGGGCTGTCCGTGATCCGCGCCTTCAACGCCGAACACCCGGCACAGACCCTGACGGAAATCGCCCAGGCCAGCGGCCTGACGCGCGCCGGCGCGCGCCGCATCCTGCTGACGCTGGTGGGCCTGGGCTATGTCCAGGCAGAGGGCCGGCTGTTCCGCCTGACGCCCAAGATCCTGGATCTCGGCTTCGCCTACCTGACCTCGATGCCATTCTGGAACCTGGCCGAGCCGATCATGGAGGCGCTCTCGCAGCAGGTCCACGAAAGCTGCTCGATTTCCGTGCTCGATGGCACCGAGATCGTCTACGTGCTGCGAGTGCCGGCGCGCAAGATCATGACCATCAACCTGTCGATCGGCAGCCGCCTGCCGGCCTACTGCTCGTCGATGGGACGCGTGCTGCTGGCCGGCCTGGCCGATGACGAGCTGGACCGCGTGCTGCGCAATACCGACCTGCGCGCACGCACGAGCCGCACCATCATCGATCCGGACGCGCTCAAGGGCGTCATCGCCGAAATCCGCACGCGCGGCTGGGCGCTGAACGATCAGGAACTGGAAGAGGGACTGGTGTCGCTGGCCGCGCCTATCCGCAACCGAGCCGGCCATACCATTGCCGCCCTCAATATCAGCGGGCAGGCCAACCGCACCAGCGCCGCGGAAATGCTCGAGCGCTTCCTGCCCTCGCTGCTCGAAGCGGCCGGCAAGATCTCCGGACTGGTCGGCCTGCGCACCTGA
- a CDS encoding MarR family transcriptional regulator: MSFEQRIERFSAAHPDAPRDLILASRLLLRTARLLRDHINRTLAPFDLDMSQYLVLSMLAVDEGQPSMPSELGATIDATRTQMTRLLDGLEARGLVHRRASAQDRRALELTLTPTGRRLLERALPLVHAAYAEAWAPVGESGLAASTRVLNRLHQSLQALQP; the protein is encoded by the coding sequence ATGTCCTTTGAGCAACGTATCGAACGTTTCAGCGCGGCCCACCCGGATGCTCCGCGCGACCTGATCCTGGCGTCGCGCCTGCTGCTTCGCACCGCGCGCCTGCTGCGCGATCACATCAACCGGACGCTGGCGCCGTTCGATCTCGACATGAGCCAGTACCTGGTCCTGAGCATGCTCGCCGTCGACGAGGGGCAGCCCAGCATGCCGTCCGAACTTGGCGCGACCATAGACGCCACGCGCACGCAGATGACCCGGCTGCTCGATGGCCTGGAAGCGCGCGGTCTCGTGCATCGCCGGGCCTCCGCGCAGGATCGCCGCGCGCTGGAACTGACGCTCACCCCGACCGGTCGGCGCCTGCTCGAGCGCGCCCTGCCGCTGGTGCACGCGGCTTATGCCGAAGCCTGGGCGCCGGTAGGCGAAAGCGGCCTGGCCGCGAGCACCCGCGTGCTGAACCGCCTGCACCAGAGCCTGCAAGCCCTGCAGCCATGA
- a CDS encoding organic hydroperoxide resistance protein, producing MKLEKVLYTAHATATGGRDGRAVTSDGQLDTKLALPKEMGGKGDGLNPEQLFAAGYSACFIGAMRHVAAQQKIVLPADTSIEGSVGIGPIPQGFGIQAELKISVPGFEREAVEKLVEQAHQVCPYSNATRGNIEVTLTVV from the coding sequence ATGAAACTCGAAAAAGTCCTCTATACCGCCCATGCCACCGCCACCGGTGGTCGCGATGGCCGTGCCGTCACGTCCGATGGCCAACTCGACACCAAGCTGGCGCTTCCGAAGGAAATGGGCGGAAAGGGCGACGGCCTGAATCCAGAGCAGCTGTTTGCGGCCGGATACTCGGCCTGCTTCATTGGGGCAATGCGCCATGTGGCCGCACAGCAGAAGATCGTGCTGCCGGCAGACACATCCATCGAAGGCTCTGTTGGCATCGGCCCTATTCCTCAGGGTTTCGGCATCCAGGCCGAACTGAAGATCTCGGTCCCGGGCTTCGAGCGCGAAGCCGTGGAAAAGCTGGTCGAGCAGGCACACCAGGTTTGCCCGTACTCGAATGCTACGCGCGGAAATATCGAAGTGACGTTGACGGTGGTTTGA
- a CDS encoding DUF3488 and DUF4129 domain-containing transglutaminase family protein gives MSTQARPLAHRDHGVLLGQLALVLAPQARTLPVAVSLLLLALLGWRWLLWHRQAPLPSRVVLGVAAVLVLGLAAALIWQDGGGTMRDLAVALLGAFVVLKLLECHSLADATLVAQLSFYLLLTLYLSDQPFWLALYSVAIGTWVLRNWLLLHHPEARGRLAIWPLLGRMALIGLPWTLLLFVLFPRLEHPLWRLPESAPATRTGISNVMRPGSVGQLVRSPEIALRAEIDGNALPAGALYWRALVLWQFDGASWLPVAQRQQAMLPAAPPQAESQQAGSVDYTITLEPSQQRWLFALDRGVAVSSNVNARVSADGEYFLDMPVEQRIRYRARSTLGSSPEPLSARTRALALSLPPGNPRARELAAQWAGSYAEPLQRVQAALHLFASAPFGYTLRPPPLGAEQIDSFLFETHRGFCEHYASSFVFLMRAAGVPARVVAGYLGGEYNPIGRHYIVRQADAHAWAEVWLEGRGWVRVDPTSAVAPSRVEQGLDAALGGRDSAVWSAGQEAGWLRNLRWAYDGLTYTWQRWILQYDRGQQERLFGDWLPGISLAQLLAYGLAALSLLALLPLWLLRRRKDPVDACYAKVCRMLARHGFERGAAEGPQAFAERVAAGLPHAAPAIHAFIANYIGLRYGAMPEARRAAAVANLRAGSRRVSSSLRIGHGRRTAAGEIHSV, from the coding sequence ATGAGCACGCAGGCGCGGCCGCTGGCGCACCGGGATCACGGCGTCCTGCTCGGCCAGCTCGCGCTGGTCCTCGCGCCGCAGGCGCGTACGCTGCCTGTGGCGGTCAGCCTGCTGCTGCTCGCGCTGCTGGGCTGGCGCTGGCTGCTATGGCACAGGCAAGCACCGCTGCCATCCAGGGTGGTGCTGGGCGTGGCGGCCGTGCTGGTGCTGGGCCTCGCCGCCGCGCTGATCTGGCAGGACGGCGGCGGCACCATGCGCGACCTGGCCGTCGCCCTGCTGGGCGCCTTTGTCGTGCTCAAGCTGTTGGAATGCCATAGCCTTGCGGACGCGACCCTGGTCGCGCAGCTGTCGTTCTACCTGTTGCTGACGCTGTACCTGTCCGACCAGCCATTCTGGCTGGCACTGTATAGCGTGGCGATCGGGACGTGGGTGCTGCGCAACTGGCTGCTGCTGCATCACCCTGAAGCGCGTGGCCGGCTGGCGATCTGGCCGCTGCTGGGCCGCATGGCGCTGATCGGCCTGCCGTGGACACTCTTGCTGTTCGTGCTGTTTCCACGACTGGAACATCCGCTGTGGCGCCTGCCGGAATCGGCGCCGGCGACGCGGACCGGCATCAGCAATGTGATGCGGCCGGGAAGCGTCGGGCAACTCGTACGCTCGCCGGAAATCGCGCTGCGCGCCGAGATCGACGGCAATGCGCTGCCCGCGGGTGCCCTCTACTGGCGGGCTCTGGTGTTGTGGCAGTTCGACGGCGCAAGCTGGCTGCCCGTCGCGCAACGCCAGCAGGCGATGTTACCTGCCGCCCCACCGCAGGCCGAGTCGCAGCAGGCCGGCAGCGTCGACTACACCATCACGCTGGAGCCAAGCCAGCAGCGCTGGCTGTTCGCGCTGGACCGCGGCGTGGCGGTGTCATCGAACGTCAACGCCCGGGTCTCCGCGGATGGCGAGTATTTCCTGGACATGCCGGTGGAGCAACGCATCCGCTACCGGGCGCGCTCCACCCTTGGATCCTCGCCAGAACCCCTGTCCGCGCGCACGCGGGCACTGGCCCTGAGCCTGCCGCCGGGCAACCCGCGCGCACGCGAACTGGCCGCGCAATGGGCCGGCAGCTATGCCGAACCGCTGCAGCGCGTGCAGGCAGCCCTGCACCTGTTCGCCTCGGCGCCGTTCGGCTATACGCTTCGGCCACCGCCGCTGGGCGCGGAACAGATCGACAGCTTCCTGTTCGAGACGCATCGCGGATTCTGCGAACACTATGCCAGCAGCTTCGTCTTCCTGATGCGCGCGGCGGGCGTGCCGGCACGGGTAGTGGCCGGCTACCTGGGCGGCGAGTACAATCCGATCGGACGCCACTACATCGTGCGGCAGGCCGACGCCCACGCCTGGGCCGAGGTCTGGCTGGAAGGGCGCGGCTGGGTGCGCGTCGATCCAACCAGCGCAGTGGCCCCCAGCCGCGTCGAACAGGGGCTCGATGCGGCACTGGGCGGCCGGGATTCCGCTGTCTGGTCAGCGGGCCAGGAAGCCGGCTGGTTGCGCAACCTGCGCTGGGCCTACGACGGGCTGACCTACACCTGGCAGCGCTGGATCCTGCAGTACGACCGCGGCCAGCAAGAGCGGCTGTTCGGCGACTGGCTGCCGGGCATCAGCCTCGCTCAACTTCTCGCATACGGACTGGCCGCGCTCAGCCTGCTGGCACTGCTGCCGCTATGGCTGCTACGCCGGCGGAAGGACCCGGTCGACGCGTGCTATGCGAAGGTGTGCCGCATGCTGGCGCGCCATGGCTTCGAGCGCGGCGCGGCCGAGGGTCCGCAGGCCTTCGCCGAACGCGTCGCGGCCGGGCTGCCCCACGCGGCACCGGCAATCCATGCATTCATCGCCAACTATATCGGCCTGCGCTACGGTGCGATGCCGGAAGCACGCCGGGCGGCGGCAGTCGCGAACCTGCGCGCAGGCTCGCGCCGCGTATCGTCCAGCCTTCGCATAGGGCACGGGCGGCGCACCGCCGCCGGCGAGATTCATTCCGTTTGA
- a CDS encoding phytanoyl-CoA dioxygenase family protein: MTSPLDAVSLPPATSTEPDPAALQRLAEAFHKDGFIVLRGFAPEQACAALEAVTRTHLAAVIPPVEFEADLGYPGAPANRDAAGGGTVRRLRQAYGRDQVFRDWATDPRLTAVVQALLGEPARITLAHHNCVMTKHPHYGSQTGWHRDTRYWSFISPELVTVWLALGDEDESNGVLRVIPGSHRAVLEPGQLDPAEFLIEAHPASQPLLQGAASLALHRGDVLFFDSRLFHAAGRNSSNAVKLSVAFAYFGASNRPVEGTRSAEFGSVEL; the protein is encoded by the coding sequence ATGACCTCCCCGCTGGACGCTGTCTCCCTCCCGCCTGCCACTTCCACCGAACCCGATCCCGCCGCGCTGCAGCGCCTGGCCGAGGCGTTTCACAAGGATGGTTTCATCGTCCTGCGGGGCTTTGCCCCCGAGCAGGCCTGCGCCGCGCTTGAGGCGGTGACGCGCACCCACCTGGCCGCGGTCATCCCGCCCGTCGAGTTCGAGGCCGACCTCGGCTACCCGGGGGCGCCGGCCAATCGCGATGCCGCAGGTGGCGGTACCGTCAGGCGCCTGCGGCAGGCTTACGGACGCGACCAGGTGTTTCGCGATTGGGCGACCGACCCGCGCCTGACCGCCGTGGTGCAGGCCCTTCTCGGCGAACCCGCGCGCATCACGCTGGCGCATCACAACTGCGTGATGACCAAGCATCCGCACTACGGCAGCCAGACCGGCTGGCACCGCGATACGCGCTACTGGTCGTTTATCAGCCCGGAGCTGGTGACGGTGTGGCTGGCGCTGGGCGACGAGGACGAGAGCAACGGCGTCCTGCGCGTCATCCCCGGCTCGCACCGGGCGGTGCTGGAGCCTGGCCAGCTCGACCCGGCCGAGTTCCTGATCGAAGCCCACCCGGCCAGCCAGCCCCTGTTGCAGGGCGCCGCATCGCTGGCGCTGCATCGCGGCGACGTGCTGTTCTTCGACAGCCGGCTGTTCCATGCCGCGGGCCGGAACAGTTCGAATGCGGTGAAGCTGTCGGTGGCGTTCGCCTACTTTGGCGCGAGCAACCGCCCGGTGGAGGGCACGCGCTCGGCGGAGTTCGGCAGCGTCGAACTGTAG
- a CDS encoding MFS transporter produces MNPESRWQPLWQLRLGMRWLRWLSHRQRQTLLMMLLALATGVEFLENIMFVFASSHIMGGIDADPRSFALAQAAYAVGSMLMILQQQWLSRRFGYRYYLTGALLVFMAGTLGAATSHSLAQLVGARFVQGFGGGALFTSCRILVAVLFGPADRPRASRIFMTGIFTASALGPAFAAELVDNGVWQDVFYGALPFAALATLGAWVLLPDAEPRRPAPSPTLGPLLLFGAAIVTLQAAMTEARFDIFSHPIRLALIAAAGLGLLAAFLLHQWHHEAPVLHLRALHNPVYLAGIGMYFVYYMINNLSAYVFPIYAEQALRIPLATTGWLNTFAALVSLTGVMVYLRYASRLTRKKPLMVTGLLLMAATAWWFSRMPPDAGPPALAWGLVGKGLFGVMVIIPIAGLTFRSLSGEEFAHGYRSKNLMRQIASSFASAIGAVLLQNRQFAVHDSLVHALGQRTAETQLWMQSVQAALAARGLDDAQAHHGALVQLGGLLEQQSLLIACEDLYRLIAVLALTAAVYMLLQRRLD; encoded by the coding sequence ATGAACCCGGAATCTCGCTGGCAACCGCTCTGGCAGCTGCGCCTGGGCATGCGCTGGCTGCGGTGGCTCAGCCACCGGCAGCGCCAGACGCTGCTGATGATGCTGCTGGCGCTCGCCACCGGCGTGGAATTTCTCGAGAACATCATGTTCGTGTTCGCGTCGAGCCACATCATGGGCGGCATCGACGCGGATCCTCGCAGCTTCGCGCTGGCGCAGGCGGCCTATGCCGTCGGCAGCATGCTCATGATCCTCCAGCAGCAATGGCTGTCGCGCCGCTTCGGCTACCGCTACTACCTGACCGGCGCGCTGCTGGTCTTCATGGCCGGCACGCTGGGCGCCGCCACCAGCCATTCTCTCGCGCAACTCGTGGGCGCCCGTTTCGTGCAGGGATTTGGCGGCGGCGCGCTGTTCACGAGTTGCCGCATCCTGGTCGCGGTCCTGTTCGGCCCGGCAGACCGGCCGCGCGCGAGCCGCATCTTCATGACGGGCATCTTCACGGCGAGCGCGCTGGGACCGGCATTCGCGGCAGAACTGGTGGACAACGGCGTCTGGCAGGACGTGTTCTATGGCGCGCTGCCGTTTGCCGCGCTCGCCACCCTCGGCGCCTGGGTACTGCTGCCCGATGCGGAGCCGCGCCGGCCGGCCCCAAGCCCAACGCTCGGCCCGCTGCTGCTGTTTGGCGCGGCCATTGTCACGCTACAGGCCGCCATGACCGAGGCCCGCTTCGACATCTTTTCCCACCCGATACGGCTGGCGCTGATAGCCGCCGCCGGCCTGGGCCTGCTGGCCGCGTTCCTGTTGCATCAGTGGCACCATGAGGCGCCGGTGCTGCACCTGCGGGCACTACATAATCCCGTCTACCTCGCCGGCATCGGGATGTACTTCGTGTACTACATGATCAACAACCTCAGTGCCTACGTGTTTCCGATCTACGCCGAGCAGGCGCTGCGGATTCCGCTTGCCACCACCGGATGGCTCAATACCTTTGCCGCGCTGGTGAGCCTGACTGGGGTCATGGTCTACCTGCGATACGCATCGCGGTTGACGCGCAAGAAGCCGCTGATGGTGACCGGGCTCCTGCTGATGGCCGCCACCGCATGGTGGTTCTCTCGCATGCCGCCGGACGCGGGGCCGCCCGCGCTGGCCTGGGGCCTCGTCGGCAAGGGCCTGTTCGGCGTGATGGTCATCATCCCCATCGCTGGCCTGACATTCCGCTCACTGAGCGGAGAAGAATTCGCGCACGGATACCGAAGCAAGAACCTGATGCGGCAGATCGCCAGCTCGTTTGCGTCGGCCATCGGTGCCGTGTTGCTGCAGAACCGGCAGTTCGCCGTGCATGACAGCCTGGTGCACGCGCTCGGGCAACGGACAGCGGAAACCCAGCTATGGATGCAGTCGGTACAGGCCGCTTTGGCCGCTCGTGGCCTGGATGACGCGCAGGCACACCATGGCGCGCTGGTTCAGCTTGGCGGTCTGCTGGAACAACAGTCCCTTCTGATTGCTTGCGAGGATCTCTACCGCCTGATTGCGGTGCTGGCGCTGACCGCTGCGGTGTACATGCTGCTGCAGCGCCGTCTGGACTGA